The nucleotide sequence ACGGATGGTTCCCATAGCATCGCAGAAATATTCCGCGTAATCTTCCTGATCACCACAACCAAAAAGAGCGACCAACTTCCCTTCAAAATCGATCTCTTCCAGAGTAGGGAAGAAATCATCCCAGTCACACTGTGCTTCACCGTAGTACCAGGTGGGGATGCCGAGCAATAGAATATCGAACTGTTCGATATCTTCTTTGCTGCTCTTGGCAATATCATGAACTTCTGCAATGTCGGAACCCAGAATTTTTTGGATCTTTTTGGCAATATTTTCCGTGTTGCCGGTATCGCTGCCAAAAAATATACCTATAATTGCCATAGGATAATATAACCTCTTGTTTTATTTGTGTATTTCTGTATGAGATATACGTATAAAATGTTAAAAATCAGTAAAAAAGGTTCTGATTGTATTAATAAAAAAGCAAAATCCTATTCTGACTAAACAGTCAGGACAATTCTGTCAAATTTGTGTGATTTCGTGCCTTCAATGCTATCAAGTCGTGGTGTTACTTTCTGCTAACTGGGCCAGCAAAATTTGCTCAATGAGTTCACTGCGGCTGATGTTGCGTTGCTGTGCAAGAAAGTTAAGTGCGTCTACTGCATCAGCATTTATTTTCAGCTCCACACGACGCAGACCACGCACCTTATCACGGCGAAGTTGGTTACGCTTGTTGACTCTGAGTTGTTCATCCCTGGAAAGTGGGTTGGTTTTTGGGCGCCCCGGTCTGCGTTCATTTGCGAACAAATCCAGAGTGGTGCGATCCATTTGTTCTTTTGCCATAAATTCAATTAGTAAAGGGCGTATACCATAAAATATAGCACGCCATGATACCCCAGCTTCTAGTGTATCGCTACTGCCTGACAAAGATAAAAGCGGCGTCATTGCTTATCTGTAAAGGATTATGCTTGAGTTTCCGTTTTAGCGGTGTTGGTATTTTCTACGGTACTCTATTGGTGTTAACCCATTAAGTTTCTTGAATAACTCTCTGAAATAGCGAGTATCTTCATAACCAACTTCATGGCTG is from Photorhabdus laumondii subsp. laumondii and encodes:
- the ybfE gene encoding LexA regulated protein — encoded protein: MAKEQMDRTTLDLFANERRPGRPKTNPLSRDEQLRVNKRNQLRRDKVRGLRRVELKINADAVDALNFLAQQRNISRSELIEQILLAQLAESNTTT
- the fldA gene encoding flavodoxin FldA, whose protein sequence is MAIIGIFFGSDTGNTENIAKKIQKILGSDIAEVHDIAKSSKEDIEQFDILLLGIPTWYYGEAQCDWDDFFPTLEEIDFEGKLVALFGCGDQEDYAEYFCDAMGTIRDIIEPRGAIIVGHWPTEGYHFEESKGLADDSHFIGLAIDEDRQPELTEERVNAWTKQIYEELSLSEILAG